A genomic window from Pecten maximus chromosome 6, xPecMax1.1, whole genome shotgun sequence includes:
- the LOC117328803 gene encoding uncharacterized protein LOC117328803 yields MLSLQICLIAIVASVVCSQDTFDRHRCWGYRCGCIYKDPNKIDVKDLIDEPLRTEEFEYFYDRLRKDLRINWMAKVFIRATSKPDGSNDIEAGRPICKQKMKDILGMWKDNGNTLCWIVAPDMYKAECCSEQCCGRNTRCVPSVYVRRRYLIYCNYYYDGPLADNRDLIEIGPEDFDFAVLDGISTPEGSGSGGIFTREHRTIRGYFAFRDDPFPVACSCRTC; encoded by the exons ATCTGCCTGATAGCAATTGTCGCCAGCGTTGTTTGCTCGCAAGACACATTTGATCGTCATCGTTGTTGGGGCTATAGATGTGGATGTATTTATAAGGATCCTAATAAGATAGATGTTAAAGATCTTATTGATGAGCCGCTGCGGACAGaagaatttgaatattttta TGATCGACTTCGAAAGGATCTTCGAATAAACTGGATGGCCAAGGTTTTCATCAGAGCCACCAGCAAACCTGATGGCTCGAATGATATCGAAGC AGGCAGAcccatttgtaaacaaaaaatgaaagatATTCTTGGAATGTGGAAGGATAATGGAAACACACTGTGTTGGATTGTCGCACCAGACATGTATAAGGCAGAGTGTTGTAG TGAACAATGTTGTGGGCGCAACACCAGGTGTGTACCAAGTGTATATGTACGTAGGAGGTATCTCATTTACTGTAACTATTACTATGATGGACCCTTGGCCGATAACAGAGATTTGATTGAAATTGGTCCTGAAGATTTTGATTTCGCGGTTCTTGATGGCATAAGTACGCCTGAGGGGTCTGGTTCTGGCGGGATTTTTACAAGAGAACACAGGACAATAAGAGGATACTTCGCCTTCAGAGATGACCCCTTCCCGGTGGCTTGCTCCTGTAGAACGTGTTAG